A part of Aspergillus flavus chromosome 1, complete sequence genomic DNA contains:
- a CDS encoding C6 zinc finger domain protein has product MPRPRRPGAPEPKRRSRKGCWPCKARKVKCGEEKPSCLNCRRQNEPCDYSIRLNWGGRTRRTSSVDSPSSQSSGQSGQFILAFSPSDMMQPDSTLLASPYKSTCSLGGDTAGDHVAESLFWEAGYTGEMAIGTSYPRGLYDIHESSAIPDQSLNPSTRTTGKSSVDMSPSSPGKDAAASWSGLSPNMATVVSREAVPSYPSSISHSLDDFSYPSPADTGSSIGSLAPFTFSPVTISQPSSFLRHSAEVPEQPLGHPSPGQGSTPDQGYPHSQYSSPTDAVSAYATYQSQSSSDPHEGMSPLSKSPQHFASPSVTQDAESMPGGVASSTEDFFNKIMNSPVLSENRPQVHAGEPLVTGDLRPLGIGHEVDVPEGISSAERKWHAYLTSVTDNYGLDCGRPDLDLNKNDDHSAIDINYALDLINTQIESSAASNNRQGDTSSTDSQQNSLDGVKFAYYASPVPINIPRYLSPLPSTLVQTPINLMYFHHFINHTARMLVPHDCSDNPFVSVLPSMAIGDSNLLNLMLAYSASHRARYLEHPEPANRIAHWVSNVFPALRVALEDPHEKVTDNHLATAIMLLSLKIISPSTFEVPIPWQSHLKLARELFLARREQMAYPGNRIGPFLARWLGYLDIMGTLSCRHTEPPLSEYYSLISTCCSAEGLDEYCVDCFSGFTPRTGLFLTKLGKLVHQCDNERFDEVGIWISGWRPSASIILEAQELINELELLRTRAHASSRHFRESGATDIIASDKTFYYAGLLHLHRRVLGTSPFSTPVKEALDGLREALAQIRFGASAEVGTLFCLFTAGCETHDPGQRREIQERFEVLEKTGMKQIQHARKLMQRCWDENMPWIALARGEFLG; this is encoded by the exons ATGCCTCGCCCGAGAAGGCCCGGTGCTCCGGAGCCAAAACGAAGGTCCCGTAAAGGATGCTG GCCATGTAAAGCACGCAAAGTGAAATG cggagaagaaaagccgTCCTGTTTGAATTGTCGACGTCAAAATGAACCATGTGACTACAGTATAAGGCTGAACTGGGGAGGTAGAACGAGAAGAACATCTTCCGTCGACTCTCCAAGTTCCCAGTCTAGTGGTCAGTCCGGGCAATTCATACTAGCCTTCTCGCCGTCAGATATGATGCAACCTGACTCCACGCTGTTAGCTTCACCCTACAAATCTACTTGTTCCTTGGGAGGAGACACTGCAGGAGACCATGTCGCAGAGAGTCTGTTTTGGGAAGCTGGGTATACAGGGGAAATGGCAATAGGAACGTCTTATCCTAGAGGGCTATATGATATCCATGAATCTTCCGCTATCCCTGACCAGTCTCTTAATCCCTCCACACGTACAACTGGCAAGAGCTCAGTAGATATGAGTCCATCGTCACCGGGGAAGGACGCAGCCGCCTCGTGGTCAGGCTTGTCTCCTAACATGGCCACAGTGGTGTCCAGAGAGGCGGTCCCCAGTTACCCGTCGTCTATCTCACACTCCCTGGACGATTTCTCTTACCCGTCACCGGCTGATACGGGCTCCAGTATTGGTTCTCTTGCCCCTTTCACCTTTTCGCCAGTCACCATATCGCAGCCCAGCTCGTTCCTTCGACACTCTGCAGAAGTCCCCGAACAGCCTTTGGGGCATCCTTCGCCCGGCCAAGGCAGCACACCGGATCAGGGGTATCCTCACTCGCAGTATTCATCTCCTACCGATGCCGTTAGTGCCTATGCCACTTACCAGTCACAGAGTTCATCAGACCCTCACGAGGGTATGTCCCCTCTCTCTAAAAGTCCACAGCATTTTGCATCGCCTAGTGTGACCCAGGATGCCGAATCGATGCCAGGGGGCGTGGCTAGTAGTACTGAGGACTTCTTCAACAAAATCATGAATAGCCCCGTATTATCTGAAAATCGCCCGCAGGTCCATGCCGGAGAGCCACTGGTCACTGGCGATTTAAGGCCTTTGGGTATAGGCCACGAGGTTGATGTACCCGAGGGAATTTCGAGCGCAGAAAGAAAGTGGCATGCTTATCTCACCAGCGTTACAGATAATTATGGTTTGGACTGTGGCCGTCCAGATCTGGATTTGAATAAGAATGACGATCATTCGGCCATTGATATCAATTACGCCCTGGATTTAATCAATACACAAATTGAATCGTCTGCGGCGTCTAACAATCGACAGGGCGATACCTCGTCCACGGATTCGCAACAAAATAGTTTGGACGGTGTGAAGTTTGCGTATTACGCATCACCTGTACCGATCAACATCCCGCGTTATCTATCGCCGTTACCATCAACTCTAGTGCAAACGCCTATCAACCTGATGTATTTCCATCATTTTATCAATCATACAGCAAGAATGCTAGTTCCGCACGACTGTAGTGATAATCCATTTGTTTCTGTTCTACCATCAA TGGCTATTGGGGATTCGAACCTGCTGAATCTTATGTTAGCGTACTCCGCTAGTCACCGTGCGAGATATCTGGAGCATCCAGAACCTGCTAATCGTATCGCGCACTGGGTTAGCAATGTCTTTCCTGCATTGCGCGTAGCACTGGAAGATCCCCATGAGAAGGTTACTGACAACCATCTTGCTACGGCCATCATGCTTCTTTCCCTAAAGATTATATCGCCCAGTACCTTTGAAGTGCCAATTCCTTGGCAAAGCCATCTGAAACTTGCCAGGGAACTATTCCTCGCACGCCGAGAACAAATGGCCTACCCCGGAAATCGCATTGGCCCATTCCTCGCTCGCTGGTTAGGATATCTCGACATTATGGGAACCCTCTCCTGCCGACACACAGAACCACCGTTGTCTGAATACTACTCTCTTATCAGCACATGCTGCTCAGCTGAGGGACTGGATGAATACTGTGTTGACTGTTTTTCCGGGTTTACCCCCCGAACGGGTCTGTTTTTGACCAAGCTGGGGAAATTGGTACATCAGTGTGACAACGAGCGATTTGATGAGGTGGGAATATGGATTTCCGGCTGGAGGCCGTCGGCCAGTATCATTCTTGAAGCTCAAGAATTAATCAACGAGCTTGAACTGCTCCGTACCCGCGCTCACGCTAGCTCAAGGCATTTCCGGGAGTCTGGAGCTACAGACATCATCGCTAGTGATAAAACATTTTATTACGCAGGTTTATTGCATCTCCACCGACGCGTCCTAGGCACATCTCCATTTTCCACGCCAGTCAAGGAGGCTCTGGATGGGCTTAGAGAGGCCCTCGCACAGATAAGATTCGGGGCATCTGCTGAGGTCGGAACCCTCTTTTGCTTGTTCACTGCGGGTTGTGAAACCCATGACCCCGGACAGAGAAGGGAAATCCAGGAAAGATTCGAAGTTCTAGAGAAAACTGGCATGAAACAG ATCCAACATGCTCGCAAGTTAATGCAGCGTTGTTGGGACGAGAATATGCCATGGATTGCCTTGGCTCGAGGGGAGTTTCTTGGATAG
- a CDS encoding uncharacterized protein (conserved hypothetical protein): MASTSSTAQSLLKKHPLQRIHSPSRGFSALVHLLGLSSFVWSFKYMHENPNHANEAYGWHFQYLTVIGLSLSTLTFAIGLLADVTLSARLFLIKNLLSICSAPLEVLISILYWGLRVIDERLVVPDWAVIPLDADISFHAIPSIVLLIDLFLLSPPWTISILPALGLSSTIAFGYWFWIERCFSYNGWYPYPIFEQLPFEGRIGLFALSAVVMALSTGTLKLLYGRVNGYGTQSKPHSRPGAISQNGSL, from the exons ATGgcttctacttcttctacAGCCCAGTCTCTTCTCAAGAAACATCCATTACAGCGGATACACAGTCCATCCCGGGGCTTCTCTGCCTTGGTTCAT TTATTGGGACTTTCCAGCTTTGTATGGTCTTTTAAATA TATGCATGAAAATCCCAACCACGC CAATGAGGCCTATGGCTGGCATTTTCAGTACCTGACGGTCATCGGGTTATCCCTGTCCACGCTAACCTTCGCGATTGGTCTACTGGCGGACGTAACCTTATCCGCGCGACTGTTTTTGATCAAGAACCTCCTGTCGATATGCAGCGCACCTTTGGAGGTTCTGATCAGCATTCTATACTGGGGTCTTCGCGTG ATCGATGAGCGTTTGGTAGTACCTGATTGGGCTGTCATTCCTTTGGACGCAG ATATTAGTTTCCATGCCATCCCGTCCATTGTCCTTCTGATCGatctctttttgctttccccACCATGGACGATTAGTATCCTACCCGCCCTCGGCTTGTCCAGCACCATTGCCTTTGGGTACTGGTTCTGGATCGAACGTTGCTTCTCGTATAATGGATG GTACCCATATCCGATCTTCGAGCAACTTCCTTTTGAAGGCCGCATCGGACTGTTTGCCCTCAGCGCCGTCGTGATGGCTCTGAGTACCGGCACTCTGAAGTTACTTTACGGCCGTGTGAATGGCTATGGGACCCAGTCTAAGCCTCATTCTCGCCCCGGCGCTATCTCTCAGAATGGCAGCCTTTAA